The Pseudarthrobacter defluvii DNA window CCCCGCGGGAAGCAACCCCCAGCGAGCCATCCAGACCGGGCTCTCCGCCGCCACGGGCGCGTTCCCTGACCTGCCGCCCGGCCCGGTCCAGCTCAACCTCGCGTTCCGCGACCCCCTGGTTCCCGCGCCCGACGAAGGGCTGCCCGAAGCGGTGGAGCGGCAGCGCTACCGGGTGGGCACCGAGCCGCTGGTCATGAACCTGCCCCCGGCGCCGGAGACCTTGCCGGAGCGGCGCACGGTGGTGCTGGCAGGGCACGACGCCGGTCCGGTGGCGGAGGCGTTCGCCCGCGCGCACAACCTGCCGCTGCTGGCAGAGCCGTCCTCCAACTCCCGCTTCGGCCCCAACGCCGTGGGCCCGTACCGCTTGCTGCTGGAGCACTTCGGCCCCGGTTCGGCCCGCCCCATAGAACGTGTGGTGCTGTTCGGCCGGCCCACTTTGTCCCGCCCGGTAGCAGCGCTCCTGGCCCGTGCTGACGTTGAATCAGCCCTGTACCAGCCGGTTCCGGTGGCCTGGTACGAGCCCGGCCGCCGCACCGAGCTTCCGCTGGAAAACCTCGCGGACCTGGCCGATTTCGCCGGCCGCGGCACGTCCGCCTGGCTGGACACGTGGCTGCTCGCCGGCTCGGCGGCGCAGCACGCGTTGGACCAGGTGCTGTCCGCCGAACCCGCCGCCACCGGCCCTTCCGTCGCCTCGCTGGTGTGGAAGAACGCCCGCCGCCAACTGCTGCTGGGGTCCTCCAACGGCATCAGGGACGTTGACCTCGCCGGGCTGCCCGCCCCCGATCCCGCCGCGACCGTGTATGCCAACCGCGGCCTGGCCGGGATCGACGGCACCATCTCCACCGCCACCGGCATCGCGCTTGGCGGCCGGCAGGAAACCACCGTGCTGCTGGGTGACGTCACCTTCCTGCACGACGCCGGCGGGCTCCTGCTCGGGATCGGAGAGGAACAGCCGGACCTGCGGATCGTGGTCCTGAACGACTCCGGCGGCGCGATCTTCGGCCTCCTGGAGCACGGGGGAGTGGAGGAGGGCGGCCGCTACGGAGACGCCGTCGAACGCCTCTTCGCCACCCCGCACTCCGTGGACATCGCGGCACTCGCCGCAGCGTACGGCGTCGGGCATTCAGCGGTAAGTACGACGGCGGGACTCGCCGAAGCGCTCGACCGGCCCGTGCAGGGGCGAACCATCGTGGAAGTCCGCACGGACCGCCGGTCGCTCCGGCAGCTGCACGCCAGGATCAAGGAAGCAGTGGCCGCCGCCGTGGCAGGAGTGCTCTCCGGCCACTGATAGGAACCGGTCAGTAATGCAAAAAGGCGGCCGCCGCGTGGACTTCACGCAGCGGCCGCCGTTCTTGCGGTTTGTCAGAGCACGCGGCCCAGGAATTCCTTGGTGCGCGCATGCTGCGGGTTGGCGATAATCTCGCGGGGATCGCCCGATTCCACCACCACACCACCGTCCATAAAGGTCAACGTGTCGCCCACCTCGCGGGCAAAGCCGATCTCGTGGGTCACCACAATCATGGTCATGCCCGACTTCGCGAGGTCCTTCATGACGTTCAGGACGTCTCCCACCAGTTCGGGGTCGAGCGCTGACGTGGGCTCGTCAAAGAGCATGAGCTCGGGCTCCATGGCCAGGGCCCGGGCGATGGCCACGCGCTGCTGCTGGCCGCCGGAGAGCTGGGACGGGTAGTGGCCGGCACGGTCACCGAGTCCCACGCGGTCCAGCAGTTCAACGGCACGCTTCTCGGCCTGGGCCTTCGGCTGGCCCTTCACGTGCACCGGCGCTTCCATGACGTTCTGGAGCGCAGTCTTGTGCGGGAACAGGTTGAACCGCTGGAAGACCATGCCGATTTCGCGGCGCTGGGCTGCGATCTCCTTGGTCTTGAGGTCGTGGAGCTTGCCGTTGATCTCGCGGTAGCCGATCAGCTGCCCGCCCACGGAAATGCGTCCGGCGCTGATTGACTCCAGGAGGTTCACGCAGCGCAGCATCGTGGACTTGCCCGAACCTGAAGGCCCGATCACCACCGATACCTCGCCCTGGTTGACGGTCAGGTCGATGCCCCGGAGCACGTGGTGGTGCCCGTAGTACTTGTGGAGGCCTTCGATCTTGACCAGCGGCTTCTCTGCTGTGACGGTCATCGTGCACTCTCCTCGGGGAAGTCCGTCTTCATGGACCGCTGTGCGTCCGCGCCAGGGCCGGCGGCTTTGGCCGCAGCAGGATTCATTGCTGCCGGGGCCGCGTTGTCCACGCCCCTGCCGTAGTACGCCTCAAGGTAGTGCTGGCCCACCATCAGGATGCTGGTGACCAGGAGGTACCAGAACGCGGCCACGATCAGGAGCGGGATCGGGAGGTAGATGCGGTTGGCCAGGGCGTTGGTGGCGAACGTCAGGTCCAGGGTGAACGGAACTGCCAAAACCAGTGAGGTGGTCTTCAGCATGCCGATGGTTTCATTACCGGTGGGCGGAACAATGATCCGCATGGCCTGCGGCAGGATGATCCGCCACATGATCTTGCCCTTGGACATGCCCAACGCCTCTGCGGCTTCCTGCTGGCCCTTGTCCACGGACTTGAGACCGGCGCGGAAGATCTCCGCCAGGTAGGCGGATTCGTTGAGGCCCAGGCCGAGGATCGCAGGGATCAAGCCCTTGCTGGGATCCGACAACGCGTAGCTGAAGAGTTCCGGCCCGAACGGGATGCCCAGGGTAATGGCCGGGTACAGAACGGTTACCAGGCCCCAGAACACCAGCTGCGTGTACACAGGCGTGCCACGGAAGAACCAGACCCACACCCAGCTGGTCCAGCGGAACACTGGGTTGTCAGACTGCCGCATCACCGCCAGCAGGATGGCCAGGACGATGGCCAGCACCATGGACGCGACCGTCAGCAGGAGGGTCCAGCCCACGCCCTGGACAACTTTCACGTCCAGGATGTAGGTGCCCACAATGTCCCAGCGGAAGTTGGGGTTGGTGAACAGGCTCTGCAGGAATGCCACCACCAGGAGAAGGATGATGACGGCGCTGATCCACCGGCCGGGGTGGCGGACCGGCACTGACTTGTTCAGTACCGGTTCGTCCCGGTGTTGATGGTGTTCCATGTGTACGCCTGACTTGTCGTCGGTAACGCGAAAACTCAAGACTTAACCGCCGGGTTGACCTCTGACTTGGTGATGGCGCCCTCGGAGTTGCCCCAGCCTTCGAGGATCTTCTTGTAGGAGCCGTCTTCCATCAGTTTGGTGACCGTCTTCTGGATGACGTCGGCCCAAGCGGTGTCGGACTTGGCCACGGCGATGCCCTGCGGAGCGGAATCGTAGACGTCGCCGAGCTTTTCCAGCTGGCCGTTGGTCTGGGTCAGGGCGTAACCGATGATGGGGGAGTCCGCGGCCATCGCGTCGATGCTGCCGTTGACCAGGCGGGTGGTGACGTCCGTCTGGTTCTTCAGGGTGACGATGTCGATGGGCTTCTTGCCGTCAGCCACGCACTTTTTGTTCCGGTCGGAGAGGTCCGGGTCTTCCTGGACGGTGCCGGTCTGCACGCCGATGGACTTTCCGCAGACATCGTCCAGGGAGAACTTGGTGGGGTTGCCCTTCTTAACAGCCCAGGCGGTGCCTGCGTTAAAGTAGCTGACCATGTTCACTGCGCCCAGGCGCTCCGGGTTGATGGTGAACGAGGAGATGCCCAGGTCGTACTTGGGGCCGAGGGCCGGGAGGATGCCGGTGAACTCCGCGGTCTGGACCTGGACCTTGAGGCCCAGGGTGGCGCCGATGGCCTTGGCGATGTCCACGTCGTATCCGACCGGAGTCTGGCCATCCGGACCCAGGAATTCGGCCGGGGCGTAGCTGGTGTCGGAGCCCACCGTGATGGTGCCCTTGGACTTGATGGCGTCCGGGACCATGGCGGCCAGGGCGTCGTCCTTCTTGACCGTTGTGGGATCGAAGCTGGCGCTGGCGCTGCCCGAAGAGGTGGCCGCGCTGGAGGGACCCGTTTCCGAGGCATTCGTGCATGCTGAGAGGGCCAGGGCGCTGATGGCGATCATAGTGGCAGCGGTCAGCTTGGAGGTGCCCAGGAGGGTACGGGGAGTCTGCATTTCTTACCTTTTGTTGCAGGGGCTATGAGGTACTAACGCGGCTTATAGTGTAACGCTCAACAAGAGAGGTACGTCACACGCAACTAAGTTTCACTATTGGATAACTGTAGCGGGGACAAAATCAACCCTTCCAGAACGGAACAGTCTGTCATTCCAGACATCCCGCCGGCAGCTCAGCTGCTGATCCCCAAAGACTCCAGCATCGGCCGAAACTTTGCCCACGTTTCCGCAAGCTCCGCCTCCGGCTGCGAACCGTCAACGATGCCGCAGCCGGCATACAGCCGCACCGTCTCTGGGGATTCAATAACCGCGCCCCGCAGGGCGATGCCCCATTCCCCGTTGCCTGCCGCGTCCAGCCAGCCCACCGGCCCCGCATACGGGCCGCGGTCCAGGTGCTCCAGCCTGCGGATCAGCTCACCGGCCACCAGCGTCGGCGTTCCACAAACGGCAGCGGTGGGGTGGAGGGCGTTGATCAGGGCCAGGCAGGTGGGCACGTGGCCCTCCACCTCGGTCAGCTCCGCCTTCACGTCCGAGGCCAGATGCCACACGTTGGGCAGTTCCAGGATGAAGGGTTCGTCGTGGGC harbors:
- the menD gene encoding 2-succinyl-5-enolpyruvyl-6-hydroxy-3-cyclohexene-1-carboxylic-acid synthase; this encodes MTSFNEPADSASTEAPTDTAAATGVEDAVHADDAAQLDAHELSALTAARIAVAVLLDGGVRHVVVSPGSRSAPMAYALAEASAAGRVDLLIRIDERAAGFTALGLALSTGSPAAVLTTSGTAVGNLMPAVMEANHAAVPLIVLSADRPDELRGTGANQTTNQPDLFGEQVRFAADVPAGSNPQRAIQTGLSAATGAFPDLPPGPVQLNLAFRDPLVPAPDEGLPEAVERQRYRVGTEPLVMNLPPAPETLPERRTVVLAGHDAGPVAEAFARAHNLPLLAEPSSNSRFGPNAVGPYRLLLEHFGPGSARPIERVVLFGRPTLSRPVAALLARADVESALYQPVPVAWYEPGRRTELPLENLADLADFAGRGTSAWLDTWLLAGSAAQHALDQVLSAEPAATGPSVASLVWKNARRQLLLGSSNGIRDVDLAGLPAPDPAATVYANRGLAGIDGTISTATGIALGGRQETTVLLGDVTFLHDAGGLLLGIGEEQPDLRIVVLNDSGGAIFGLLEHGGVEEGGRYGDAVERLFATPHSVDIAALAAAYGVGHSAVSTTAGLAEALDRPVQGRTIVEVRTDRRSLRQLHARIKEAVAAAVAGVLSGH
- a CDS encoding amino acid ABC transporter ATP-binding protein, which gives rise to MTVTAEKPLVKIEGLHKYYGHHHVLRGIDLTVNQGEVSVVIGPSGSGKSTMLRCVNLLESISAGRISVGGQLIGYREINGKLHDLKTKEIAAQRREIGMVFQRFNLFPHKTALQNVMEAPVHVKGQPKAQAEKRAVELLDRVGLGDRAGHYPSQLSGGQQQRVAIARALAMEPELMLFDEPTSALDPELVGDVLNVMKDLAKSGMTMIVVTHEIGFAREVGDTLTFMDGGVVVESGDPREIIANPQHARTKEFLGRVL
- a CDS encoding amino acid ABC transporter permease, whose translation is MEHHQHRDEPVLNKSVPVRHPGRWISAVIILLLVVAFLQSLFTNPNFRWDIVGTYILDVKVVQGVGWTLLLTVASMVLAIVLAILLAVMRQSDNPVFRWTSWVWVWFFRGTPVYTQLVFWGLVTVLYPAITLGIPFGPELFSYALSDPSKGLIPAILGLGLNESAYLAEIFRAGLKSVDKGQQEAAEALGMSKGKIMWRIILPQAMRIIVPPTGNETIGMLKTTSLVLAVPFTLDLTFATNALANRIYLPIPLLIVAAFWYLLVTSILMVGQHYLEAYYGRGVDNAAPAAMNPAAAKAAGPGADAQRSMKTDFPEESAR
- a CDS encoding ABC transporter substrate-binding protein encodes the protein MQTPRTLLGTSKLTAATMIAISALALSACTNASETGPSSAATSSGSASASFDPTTVKKDDALAAMVPDAIKSKGTITVGSDTSYAPAEFLGPDGQTPVGYDVDIAKAIGATLGLKVQVQTAEFTGILPALGPKYDLGISSFTINPERLGAVNMVSYFNAGTAWAVKKGNPTKFSLDDVCGKSIGVQTGTVQEDPDLSDRNKKCVADGKKPIDIVTLKNQTDVTTRLVNGSIDAMAADSPIIGYALTQTNGQLEKLGDVYDSAPQGIAVAKSDTAWADVIQKTVTKLMEDGSYKKILEGWGNSEGAITKSEVNPAVKS